Proteins from a genomic interval of Rhodothermus marinus:
- a CDS encoding M90 family metallopeptidase, which produces MRIVRPVTVWFYGMLALVLGGLAALVGLRAGVGAWPGGVVALGVLAVGARKPLRRWRLARRPFPEAWRRWLEAHVPFYRALDVAGRRRFERDVQFFLAEQRFEGVGVEVTDELRLAVAAGAALLLHGRPDWEWPARRTILFYADRFDADYFEDEAGEFDGMAHAQGPIILSAKAVEEGWAVPNDGSNVVLHELAHVFDFGDLDADGMPTLLDPASAEAWRRLIRQEMVKVRQGRSLLRRYAATNAAEFFAVAVENFFERPELLAHRHPELFAALQAFFNLDPRHPGASDAGKSGDGNPFVSEQL; this is translated from the coding sequence ATGCGGATTGTACGGCCGGTGACGGTCTGGTTTTACGGGATGCTGGCGCTGGTGCTGGGCGGTCTGGCCGCGCTGGTCGGATTGCGGGCCGGGGTCGGTGCCTGGCCGGGCGGGGTGGTGGCGCTGGGGGTGCTGGCCGTGGGGGCCCGAAAGCCGCTCCGGCGCTGGCGTCTGGCCCGTCGTCCTTTTCCCGAAGCCTGGCGCCGATGGCTCGAGGCGCACGTGCCCTTCTACCGGGCGCTGGATGTGGCGGGGCGCCGTCGTTTCGAGCGCGATGTGCAGTTCTTCCTCGCCGAGCAGCGGTTCGAGGGGGTGGGCGTCGAGGTGACCGACGAACTCCGGCTGGCCGTGGCGGCCGGAGCGGCGCTGTTGCTGCACGGACGGCCCGACTGGGAGTGGCCCGCGCGCCGCACCATTCTGTTCTATGCGGATCGGTTCGACGCGGACTATTTCGAAGACGAGGCGGGCGAATTCGACGGGATGGCACATGCCCAGGGGCCGATCATCCTGTCGGCGAAAGCCGTCGAGGAAGGCTGGGCCGTGCCCAACGATGGCAGCAACGTGGTGCTGCACGAGCTGGCGCACGTGTTCGATTTTGGCGACCTGGACGCCGACGGTATGCCGACGCTGCTGGATCCGGCCTCGGCCGAGGCCTGGCGGCGGCTGATCCGACAGGAAATGGTGAAGGTCCGGCAGGGACGCTCCCTGCTCCGGCGCTATGCCGCCACGAACGCGGCCGAATTTTTTGCCGTGGCGGTGGAAAACTTTTTCGAGCGCCCGGAGCTGCTGGCCCATCGCCATCCCGAGCTTTTTGCCGCATTACAGGCCTTTTTCAACCTGGACCCGCGTCATCCGGGCGCTTCCGACGCCGGGAAGAGCGGTGATGGCAATCCATTTGTTTCAGAGCAGTTGTGA
- the flgF gene encoding flagellar basal-body rod protein FlgF: MLLRLQNAAASMTEAIRQQERLANNLANVNTAGYKQERFFVEALNERLDAERSPRSDRRLTQWNDLTQGALEHTGSPLDVAIEGDGFFVVTDAATGATFYTRAGQFRLDGEGYLRTIDGLLVEGEDGPIQLLPHERNRTLSISQDGVLRADEREVARLRIVRFARPEALQRVEGARFAATDQEPLPVETPHLRPGFLESSNVNPVLAMTEMIEHFHRFETQQKVIQTTDQLLGQITRDLGKF, encoded by the coding sequence ATGCTGTTACGCCTGCAGAATGCCGCGGCGTCGATGACCGAGGCGATCCGCCAGCAGGAACGTCTCGCCAACAACCTGGCCAACGTCAACACGGCCGGCTATAAACAGGAGCGCTTCTTCGTGGAGGCGCTCAACGAACGGCTCGACGCCGAACGCTCGCCGAGAAGCGACCGGCGCCTCACGCAGTGGAACGACCTGACCCAGGGGGCGCTCGAGCACACGGGCAGCCCGCTGGACGTGGCCATCGAAGGCGACGGTTTCTTCGTGGTCACCGATGCGGCGACCGGGGCCACCTTCTACACGCGCGCCGGCCAGTTTCGACTGGACGGGGAAGGTTACCTGCGCACGATCGACGGCCTGCTTGTGGAAGGCGAAGACGGTCCGATCCAGCTCCTGCCCCACGAGCGCAACCGCACGCTTTCGATCAGTCAGGACGGCGTGCTGCGCGCCGACGAACGCGAGGTCGCCCGCCTGCGCATCGTGCGCTTCGCCCGCCCCGAAGCGCTGCAGCGCGTCGAAGGCGCCCGCTTTGCCGCCACCGACCAGGAGCCCCTTCCGGTCGAAACACCCCATCTGCGCCCTGGCTTCCTGGAAAGCAGCAACGTAAATCCGGTGCTCGCCATGACCGAGATGATCGAGCACTTTCACCGCTTCGAGACGCAGCAGAAGGTCATCCAGACCACCGATCAGCTGCTCGGACAGATTACCCGGGATCTCGGAAAGTTCTAA
- the flgG gene encoding flagellar basal-body rod protein FlgG has product MLRALRTAALGMNAQQTNVDNIAHNLANANTTGFKNARVVFQDLLYQTVQTPGQEEAEGLTPPASLQLGSGVAVVATVRQFTQGSLVETGNALDLAINGDGFFQIRRPDGTIVYTRDGTFTLNADGTFVTQTGLPLEPELSVPPDTIEIHISQDGVVSVRLQGETESVEIGRLELARFPNPAGLRAIGGNLYEQTEASGFPILGAPGEEGFGTVKQGFLEAANVDVVQEMVNLITAQRAYEINSKMVTTTEEMLQTASQMKR; this is encoded by the coding sequence ATGCTTCGGGCCCTCCGCACCGCCGCGCTGGGCATGAACGCCCAGCAGACCAACGTCGATAACATCGCCCACAACCTGGCCAACGCCAACACGACGGGCTTCAAAAACGCCCGCGTGGTCTTTCAGGACCTGCTCTACCAGACCGTCCAGACGCCCGGCCAGGAAGAAGCCGAGGGGCTCACGCCACCGGCCTCGCTGCAACTGGGCAGCGGTGTGGCCGTCGTGGCCACCGTGCGCCAGTTCACGCAGGGCAGCCTGGTGGAAACCGGCAACGCACTGGACCTGGCCATCAACGGCGACGGCTTCTTCCAGATTCGGCGGCCAGACGGCACCATCGTTTACACGCGCGACGGCACCTTCACGCTGAACGCCGACGGCACATTCGTCACGCAGACCGGCCTTCCGCTCGAGCCCGAGCTGAGCGTGCCCCCCGATACCATCGAGATTCACATCAGCCAGGATGGCGTCGTGTCGGTCCGGCTGCAGGGCGAGACGGAAAGCGTGGAGATCGGCCGGCTCGAGCTGGCCCGCTTCCCGAACCCGGCCGGCCTGCGGGCCATCGGTGGCAACCTCTACGAGCAGACCGAAGCCAGCGGCTTTCCGATCCTGGGGGCACCCGGTGAGGAGGGCTTCGGCACGGTCAAGCAGGGCTTTCTGGAAGCGGCCAACGTGGACGTCGTGCAGGAGATGGTCAACCTGATCACGGCCCAGCGGGCCTACGAGATCAACTCGAAGATGGTTACCACCACGGAAGAAATGCTCCAGACGGCCAGCCAGATGAAGCGCTGA
- the flgA gene encoding flagellar basal body P-ring formation chaperone FlgA, with translation MMRLLWIIGLLQVLGLRPAAEPVDVRLRHAIDSLLADAFPALVGHLEPRLVRYQAAESDRIQLRLPPAVDDPTGSLQVEIWTPDPRGAWRKAGWALFYVARYDSVIVARQALRRDEPVNPGALEIIWQETTRLRTPPLTPTRLRQLQRQGPLLAVRSVAAGQVLRADDLRPPYAVQTGETVWMHYRRGGILLRLRCQARAAGFVGDVIELYAPQTRATYRGRIVAPGLVEWIATLQPYEPH, from the coding sequence ATGATGCGGCTGCTGTGGATCATCGGGCTGTTGCAGGTGCTCGGCCTGCGTCCGGCCGCCGAGCCGGTGGACGTGCGGCTCCGGCACGCGATCGATTCGCTGCTGGCCGATGCGTTTCCCGCGCTGGTCGGCCATCTGGAGCCGCGCCTGGTGCGCTATCAGGCCGCCGAATCCGATCGGATTCAGTTGCGTCTGCCGCCGGCCGTCGACGATCCCACGGGCTCCCTGCAGGTCGAGATCTGGACGCCTGACCCCCGCGGCGCATGGCGCAAGGCGGGCTGGGCCCTGTTCTACGTGGCCCGGTACGACTCGGTCATCGTCGCCCGCCAGGCGCTCCGCCGCGACGAGCCGGTCAATCCAGGCGCCCTGGAGATCATCTGGCAGGAAACCACCCGGCTCCGGACACCTCCGCTGACCCCGACCCGGCTTCGCCAGCTCCAGCGGCAGGGGCCGCTGCTGGCCGTGCGCTCCGTAGCGGCCGGACAGGTCCTGCGCGCCGACGATCTGCGCCCGCCCTATGCCGTCCAGACCGGCGAAACCGTCTGGATGCACTATCGCCGGGGCGGCATTCTGTTGCGCCTGCGCTGCCAGGCCCGCGCGGCCGGCTTCGTGGGCGACGTGATCGAACTGTACGCGCCCCAGACGCGGGCCACCTATCGAGGCCGCATCGTGGCTCCCGGACTGGTGGAATGGATCGCCACCCTGCAACCATACGAACCGCATTGA
- a CDS encoding flagellar basal body L-ring protein FlgH, producing the protein MRALLLALSLLLPGLSAVAQSSLYADFRAVRPGDVITIILAERTAAQRESNFEHLANAKIGGAGAVSGTLGGKFSADATFSRESKANNETLQRDLLEGTVTALVVGIDSTTGNLLIRGERKLNINGVTHLMRISGTVRPYDVRYDNTVFSYQIANAHIEYRQSGLPRKFFRPGFLTRLGALALIGAAIALGVQ; encoded by the coding sequence ATGCGTGCCCTTTTGCTTGCATTGAGTCTGCTGCTGCCCGGCCTCTCGGCCGTGGCCCAGTCGTCCCTGTATGCCGACTTCCGCGCGGTGCGTCCGGGCGACGTCATCACGATCATCCTGGCCGAGCGCACCGCCGCCCAGCGCGAGAGCAACTTCGAACATCTGGCCAATGCCAAAATCGGCGGCGCCGGCGCCGTCAGCGGCACGCTGGGCGGCAAGTTCAGCGCCGACGCAACGTTTTCGCGCGAGAGCAAGGCCAACAACGAAACGCTCCAGCGCGACCTGCTCGAGGGCACCGTCACGGCGCTTGTCGTGGGCATCGACTCCACCACGGGCAACCTGCTCATCCGGGGCGAACGCAAACTCAACATCAACGGCGTCACGCACCTGATGCGCATTTCCGGCACGGTGCGGCCCTACGACGTGCGCTACGACAACACGGTGTTTTCCTACCAGATTGCCAACGCGCATATCGAGTACCGACAGAGCGGCCTGCCGCGCAAGTTCTTCCGTCCGGGCTTCCTGACGCGTCTGGGCGCCCTGGCGCTGATCGGTGCCGCCATTGCCCTCGGGGTTCAGTAA
- a CDS encoding flagellar basal body P-ring protein FlgI, protein MRRLILLGLLLLLLPLLPARGQDAGQARLKDLITVEGAAPIQLIGYGLVVGLDRTGDRARGQRGSPYTVQSIANMLRRFGITVDPNLLQARNAAAVMVTATLDPFAAPGTRLDVTVSALGDARSLSGGVLLQTPLQDPTTGQVYAIAQGPVSTGAVLASSFGSSVQINHTNTGRVPGGAVVTAAPPVTLGGPQLGLVLKRPDFVNATRIAEAINGRYPNTAEVVHAGLVRVNLPNGVNNPAQLLAELEPLTIDVDIPARVVINERTGTIVAGGNVRISEVMITYGSLVISTQAEPFVAQPPPFSQGETVTGARATIDVQEEVARSVVLGPNADVAQLAAALNELGLTARDIIAIFQAIERAGALQGELVIL, encoded by the coding sequence ATGCGTCGGCTGATTTTGCTCGGACTGTTGCTGTTGCTGCTGCCGCTCCTGCCCGCCCGGGGTCAGGACGCCGGACAGGCACGCCTGAAGGATCTAATCACGGTGGAAGGCGCCGCGCCGATCCAGCTCATCGGCTACGGGCTGGTGGTGGGACTGGACCGCACGGGCGACCGGGCCCGCGGCCAGCGCGGCTCGCCCTACACGGTGCAGAGCATCGCCAACATGCTGCGCCGCTTCGGGATCACCGTCGATCCCAACCTGCTGCAGGCCCGGAATGCCGCCGCCGTCATGGTGACGGCCACGCTGGATCCGTTTGCGGCGCCGGGCACGCGCCTGGATGTGACCGTCTCGGCGCTGGGCGACGCCCGCTCGCTCTCCGGCGGCGTCCTGCTCCAGACCCCCCTGCAGGATCCCACCACCGGGCAGGTGTATGCCATCGCGCAGGGGCCCGTATCGACCGGCGCCGTGCTCGCCTCCAGTTTCGGTTCTTCGGTCCAGATCAACCACACGAACACGGGCCGCGTGCCGGGCGGTGCCGTGGTGACGGCCGCCCCGCCGGTCACGCTCGGCGGGCCGCAACTGGGCCTGGTGCTCAAACGGCCCGACTTCGTAAACGCCACGCGCATTGCCGAAGCCATTAACGGCCGCTACCCGAACACGGCCGAGGTGGTGCACGCCGGACTGGTGCGCGTCAACCTCCCCAACGGCGTCAACAACCCCGCGCAACTGCTGGCCGAACTGGAGCCGTTGACCATCGACGTGGACATCCCGGCGCGGGTCGTCATCAACGAACGCACGGGCACCATCGTGGCCGGTGGCAACGTGCGCATCAGCGAAGTGATGATCACCTACGGCAGCCTGGTCATTTCCACCCAGGCCGAGCCGTTCGTGGCCCAGCCGCCCCCCTTCAGCCAGGGCGAAACGGTCACCGGCGCACGTGCCACCATCGACGTGCAGGAAGAAGTGGCCCGCTCGGTGGTGCTGGGTCCCAACGCCGACGTCGCCCAGCTGGCCGCCGCCCTCAACGAGCTGGGGCTGACCGCCCGCGACATCATCGCCATCTTTCAGGCCATCGAACGCGCCGGAGCCCTCCAGGGAGAACTGGTCATTCTGTAA
- a CDS encoding rod-binding protein yields the protein MIEQIQPSPGPTGSAALLGVRRPHTPEEAARQFEEILLRQFVQAMTRDLFRASLSGDEAPGWLGSYRDTQRDVLTDVLARHLAEQGRLGIAELLLRQWRQAGHLSANESETNP from the coding sequence ATGATCGAGCAAATTCAACCATCGCCGGGACCCACCGGCAGCGCCGCCCTGCTGGGCGTGCGCCGGCCGCATACGCCCGAAGAGGCCGCCCGCCAGTTTGAAGAGATCCTGCTGCGCCAGTTTGTGCAGGCGATGACGCGCGACCTCTTCCGCGCGTCGCTGAGCGGCGACGAAGCACCCGGCTGGCTGGGCTCCTACCGCGACACGCAGCGCGACGTGCTGACCGACGTACTGGCCCGCCACCTGGCCGAGCAGGGCCGACTGGGCATCGCCGAACTGCTCCTGCGCCAGTGGCGGCAGGCCGGACACCTTTCCGCGAACGAATCGGAGACGAACCCATGA
- the flgN gene encoding flagellar export chaperone FlgN — protein sequence MSVPSNILQQFIEAIEEELHLLGQLEQSFEAQLEALRRHDHEALEQAAMQTSELVTRLERLQQKRAGKGRLLRRMLKLELTASTEQLLAALEARPETQAAAHTLRGLQQRLQGQLQQTRQRCESLEFSLKYAIQIGQELLELLQALDQPASRVYTPTGQTRQASPQRSVVNRLG from the coding sequence ATGAGCGTCCCGTCCAACATCCTGCAGCAGTTTATCGAAGCGATCGAAGAAGAATTGCACCTGCTGGGCCAACTCGAACAGAGCTTCGAAGCTCAGCTCGAAGCCCTGCGACGCCACGACCACGAAGCGCTGGAACAGGCGGCCATGCAGACCAGCGAGCTGGTCACCCGGCTCGAACGCCTTCAGCAGAAGCGCGCCGGCAAGGGACGCCTGCTGCGCCGCATGTTGAAGCTGGAGCTGACGGCCTCGACCGAGCAGCTGCTGGCCGCCCTCGAAGCCCGCCCGGAAACGCAGGCGGCCGCCCATACGCTTCGCGGATTGCAGCAGCGGCTCCAGGGGCAGCTCCAGCAGACACGCCAGCGCTGCGAATCGCTTGAGTTTTCGCTGAAATACGCGATACAAATAGGACAGGAGCTGCTGGAATTGCTGCAGGCGTTGGACCAGCCCGCCAGCCGCGTGTACACCCCCACCGGACAGACCCGGCAGGCCAGCCCGCAACGATCCGTCGTCAATCGCCTGGGGTAA
- the flgK gene encoding flagellar hook-associated protein FlgK, protein MSLNQLFSLTRRSFQTIQAAMNTVGQNVANANTEGYARRRVTLQAVNIRDTGLYTALPPRSATGMGVSVATYERLRDHLLDVAAWDARASLGASDEETRIYQVLESLLAADDDTGLAALLNDFWNRWSDLADNPTDTGVREALRGQAQTLIDTFHRLARDLDTLTTQTTETLRDAVDQANSLLEELASLNATIQAARQKGNPDLVAEDRRDQLVHELAELLPVQVHALEDGSYQLTVNGMALVQGDRVMPLTLDLSGGTPSLTFGNTGIAFRAPEGQDGRIGAQLRMLTQTIPDVRQRLDTLAATLVNEVNSRHASGYGLDGLTGRAFFDPAGTTASTIALSADVLADSRAIAASGDPTAPGDNSIALQIAGLRDALLFNGGTETAETYAINLAGSIGAAAKDATGRLERSRATIDHLDALQQGVMGVSLDEELTNMIRFQQAYAATARVLDTARSMMDTLLNL, encoded by the coding sequence ATGAGCCTGAATCAACTGTTCAGCCTGACGCGCCGCTCGTTCCAGACGATCCAGGCGGCGATGAACACCGTCGGGCAGAACGTAGCCAATGCCAACACCGAGGGCTACGCGCGCCGGCGCGTGACATTACAGGCCGTCAACATCCGGGATACGGGCCTTTACACGGCCCTTCCGCCCCGCTCGGCCACCGGGATGGGCGTTTCGGTGGCCACCTACGAACGCCTGCGCGATCACCTGCTCGACGTGGCCGCCTGGGACGCCCGCGCCAGCCTGGGCGCCTCCGACGAAGAAACGCGCATCTACCAGGTACTGGAAAGCCTGCTGGCCGCCGACGACGACACCGGTCTGGCCGCTCTGCTGAACGATTTCTGGAACCGCTGGAGCGACCTGGCCGACAACCCCACCGACACGGGCGTCCGCGAAGCGCTGCGCGGCCAGGCTCAGACGCTCATCGACACATTCCACCGGCTGGCCCGCGATCTGGACACGCTCACCACCCAGACCACCGAAACGCTGCGCGACGCCGTCGATCAGGCCAACAGCCTGCTCGAAGAGCTGGCCTCGCTCAACGCCACGATCCAGGCCGCCCGCCAGAAAGGCAATCCGGATCTGGTGGCCGAAGACCGCCGCGACCAGCTCGTCCATGAGCTGGCCGAGCTGCTCCCTGTCCAGGTCCACGCCCTGGAAGACGGTTCCTATCAGCTCACCGTCAATGGCATGGCGCTCGTGCAGGGCGACCGGGTCATGCCGCTGACGCTGGACCTGAGCGGCGGCACGCCCTCGCTGACCTTCGGCAACACGGGCATCGCCTTCCGGGCACCCGAGGGGCAGGACGGCCGCATCGGTGCCCAGTTGCGTATGCTGACGCAGACGATCCCCGACGTGCGTCAGCGGCTCGACACGCTGGCCGCCACGCTGGTCAACGAGGTCAACAGCCGCCATGCAAGCGGCTACGGCCTCGACGGCCTGACCGGCCGCGCCTTCTTCGATCCGGCCGGAACCACGGCTTCCACGATCGCCCTGTCGGCCGACGTACTGGCCGACAGCCGCGCCATCGCCGCCTCGGGCGACCCCACCGCCCCGGGCGACAACAGCATCGCCCTCCAGATTGCCGGACTGCGCGACGCCCTGCTCTTCAACGGCGGCACCGAAACGGCCGAAACCTACGCGATCAACCTGGCCGGAAGCATCGGCGCGGCCGCGAAAGACGCTACGGGCCGCCTGGAGCGCTCGCGGGCGACCATCGACCACCTGGACGCGCTCCAGCAGGGCGTCATGGGCGTCTCGCTCGACGAAGAGCTGACCAACATGATCCGTTTCCAGCAGGCTTACGCGGCCACCGCGCGCGTGCTGGACACCGCCCGGAGCATGATGGACACGCTGCTGAACCTCTGA
- the flgL gene encoding flagellar hook-associated protein FlgL, whose amino-acid sequence MDPLNVAFTRQQSLYQALAERQIQERRLELARLQEQMATGRRVNRPSDDPGAYTRSQALRRLAQRYDQHERTLTIGRAWLTATEDALSTLVDLFNSAYEEGVRMATDTASTADRATTADVLEQRLQAVLDQLNARHNGEYLFAGTRTTTQPFQLSGGTVVYNGNDQTRLLEIAPGLQIAINLTGNDVWEVDENGDSVTDFTITEAWQDLIDALRADDTTQIQNAMARVEAARDHLLDRIAQVGETSRRLSMAETELQDARLRLESQRSDLEDADFAEIAVKLQRNQLSLEATLQVTSRLLQTSLLNYLAP is encoded by the coding sequence ATGGATCCGCTCAACGTTGCCTTTACCCGCCAGCAGAGCCTCTATCAGGCCCTGGCCGAGCGCCAGATTCAGGAGCGCCGGCTGGAGCTGGCCCGGCTGCAGGAGCAGATGGCGACCGGCCGCCGCGTCAACCGTCCCTCCGACGACCCGGGCGCCTACACCCGGAGTCAGGCGCTGCGCCGGCTGGCCCAGCGCTACGACCAGCACGAGCGCACGCTGACCATCGGACGGGCCTGGCTGACCGCCACCGAAGACGCTCTCTCGACGCTCGTCGATCTCTTCAACAGCGCCTACGAAGAAGGCGTGCGCATGGCCACCGATACGGCCTCGACGGCCGACCGCGCCACCACGGCCGACGTGCTCGAACAGCGCCTGCAGGCCGTGCTCGACCAGCTCAACGCCCGCCACAACGGCGAATACCTGTTCGCCGGCACCCGCACCACCACGCAACCCTTCCAGCTCAGCGGCGGCACCGTCGTCTATAACGGCAACGACCAGACGCGCCTGCTGGAAATTGCACCCGGTCTCCAGATCGCCATCAATCTGACGGGCAACGATGTCTGGGAAGTGGACGAAAACGGCGACAGCGTCACGGACTTCACCATCACCGAGGCCTGGCAGGACCTGATCGATGCACTCCGGGCCGACGACACGACGCAGATTCAGAACGCCATGGCCCGGGTGGAAGCCGCGCGCGATCACCTGCTCGATCGTATCGCGCAGGTGGGCGAAACCTCCCGCCGTCTGTCGATGGCCGAGACGGAACTGCAGGACGCCCGCCTGCGCCTCGAATCGCAGCGAAGCGATCTGGAAGACGCCGACTTTGCCGAAATCGCCGTCAAACTGCAGCGCAATCAGCTCAGTCTCGAAGCCACCCTCCAGGTAACCTCCCGCCTGCTGCAAACCAGCCTGCTGAACTATCTGGCGCCATGA
- a CDS encoding HDOD domain-containing protein, whose protein sequence is MHAARPTLSRLELRCPPLPQTLVEAMKLLNRPDQLEVKPITRLVERDPVVVARLLQIVNSAYYGLRRTVSSVERAVVLLGPVSVAGIIVGMHMLRLRTTLPGSAMACFNRLAQHCQATAFLARHLLETVLPRLSGQTGVGFTAGLLHDFGKIILIYNFPHEAVGFYEQQRLQNEVQASDERHLEQLLFGCDHTEAGEYVARKLNFPDVLVDVIRYHHAPHQTPATSEAYMITPAVAVADLVARTMGYAFTHPLSPEQCLEHPAWQLLLKRYKLSDWTPQSLLAHLQEQQEFLDQHVQHLSLPNPLQHNRRAL, encoded by the coding sequence ATGCACGCGGCGCGTCCGACCCTGAGCCGACTGGAACTGCGCTGTCCACCGCTTCCCCAGACACTGGTGGAAGCCATGAAATTGCTCAACCGGCCCGATCAGCTCGAAGTGAAGCCGATCACCCGGCTGGTGGAGCGTGACCCCGTCGTAGTGGCCCGCCTGCTGCAGATCGTCAACTCGGCCTACTACGGGCTGCGCCGCACGGTCAGCAGCGTCGAACGCGCCGTGGTGCTGCTGGGGCCGGTCAGTGTGGCCGGCATCATCGTGGGCATGCACATGCTGCGGCTGCGCACCACGCTGCCCGGTTCGGCCATGGCCTGCTTCAACCGACTGGCCCAGCACTGCCAGGCCACCGCCTTTCTGGCCCGCCACCTGCTCGAGACGGTGTTGCCCCGCCTGAGCGGCCAGACGGGCGTGGGCTTCACGGCCGGCCTGCTGCATGATTTCGGCAAAATCATTCTGATCTATAACTTTCCCCATGAAGCCGTCGGCTTCTACGAGCAGCAACGCCTGCAAAACGAAGTGCAGGCCAGCGACGAGCGCCACCTGGAGCAGCTTCTGTTCGGTTGCGACCACACCGAGGCCGGCGAATACGTGGCGCGCAAGCTGAACTTTCCCGATGTGCTCGTCGATGTGATCCGCTACCACCACGCGCCCCACCAGACGCCCGCTACCAGCGAGGCCTACATGATCACGCCGGCCGTGGCCGTGGCCGACCTGGTCGCCCGCACCATGGGCTACGCCTTCACGCACCCGCTGAGTCCGGAGCAGTGCCTGGAGCATCCGGCCTGGCAACTGCTGCTAAAGCGTTACAAACTGAGTGACTGGACTCCCCAAAGCCTGTTGGCCCACCTGCAGGAGCAGCAGGAATTCCTGGACCAGCACGTGCAACATCTGAGCCTCCCCAACCCGCTCCAGCATAACCGACGCGCCCTATGA
- a CDS encoding response regulator, which produces MKLLLIEPSQLRCRISNLLRLGGIEDVTEATSSTEALRLLQKQVFDLLLIGPTVKDPSGLELLRRVRQMEGHEDTAALIFLDMPTDELVLEAAELDVQGIIVVPFEDDYLLYRVRETLRKLRQRRLQAEKPAYRKRLHLVTSSSPGKSSTT; this is translated from the coding sequence ATGAAACTGCTGCTGATCGAACCCTCCCAGCTTCGTTGCCGCATCAGCAACCTGCTGCGGCTGGGCGGCATCGAAGATGTCACCGAAGCGACGAGCAGCACCGAAGCGCTCCGGCTGCTGCAGAAACAGGTTTTCGATCTGCTGCTCATCGGTCCCACCGTGAAGGACCCTTCCGGTCTGGAATTGCTGCGCCGCGTGCGCCAGATGGAAGGCCATGAAGATACGGCCGCGCTGATCTTTCTGGACATGCCCACCGACGAACTCGTGCTGGAAGCGGCCGAACTGGACGTGCAGGGCATCATCGTGGTGCCTTTTGAAGACGACTACCTGCTCTACCGCGTGCGCGAGACGCTGCGCAAGCTGCGCCAGCGCCGGCTGCAGGCCGAAAAGCCCGCCTACCGCAAGCGCCTGCACCTGGTTACTTCTTCCAGTCCCGGCAAATCCTCCACGACATAG